The nucleotide sequence cttcgATGTCATCAACGACatctcttcctcctctctctGTTAATTGTCTCTCGTTTCCCTTTTCTTAGGTTGAAGTGGATAATGGTGGCAGAGATACCAGGTTTAAGCTGGCTCTTAAAGAATTAGAGGCGGCTAAGCTCTCAGAGGCAAGTGTTTtcttagttaattttttttttgataaattattaTCTGCTGATTGGTTAGTTCCGTATGTTGTGAAATTTACAGTCTTATCTTGATCAATTGAGGTCAAAACAATCCTACTTTAATCGTTTTTATAAGCGTTGTACTACCTTGAAGACGCAATCTAAggcaagtttttttcttttttagtgaaacaaaatgttttatttttattgtgttAATCTGTTCCAAGTATTTTAAGCACCCTATAGGGGTTCTCCCATTGGAGGAAGAAAACTATAGGGCCACTAACTAAAGTCCTAAACTTGCCAACTCACATCAAATATTCTTAATATAATCATTAGGACCTCTAATGGGTCCTAATGGATGGAGATGGTCTAaagcattaaaaaaatttagcccttaaaatataacatttttggaaaaaTGTCAAAACTCTTATACCTGTGTTTGAACCCGGGGTACTAGAGTACTAATGAGGACTGTTACCAACTATGATGTAGACAATTTTTACAATAAATTTGACCCCTAAAACTATTTATCTAAGTTTTGGTTCCAAGCAGGTGCTTGATTAGCCTCTAGTCAGGCACGGCCCTGGTAATGGTATTGAACATTGAGAAGCAAGAAAAGTAAGGAGCTAGAAGTGAGAATAAAAGGGGTGAAatggaaagaaaagaaaagaaaagaaaagaaaaaagggtAAGGGTAacttataactaaattaattgataaaaactaaaACGATGTTCATGTATTATGAAAGAGAgttaaatatacattaatataaatatagaatgtgtttagaaattttaaaacaacactaaagatcatatgcttcagtatatagaacatttaccgaactcaatatttttgtagaagttaacacatatattttgaaaaaaattcaaaaatatgaaaattctattttaatgcatagttgtattattcactaacatatgatgaaagtcaaagagttttgaaacatttgttgtctctgtttctctagaaataacaattttatagtggttagtccaccaatttaagaagtattatgaagttttactatattaattgacaaaaaattaaaacgatgctcatgtaccataaaagagagtttaatatacattaatgcaaatgtataatgtatagtgtgtttagaaattttaaaacaacactaaagatcataggctatataaaatatttatcgaaaaactcaatatttttgtagggacCTATAAatattgagaaaattttaaaaatatgaaaatattattttaaatttataagagAAGAGCAATTATTcagataattttttatatattggaaGAATTTTTGGACCCATGTTGTGTGTGTGcgaataaatatttgattatataCCAGCTacttttttatatgaaaatatagtaATCATCTTAAATCAATAGAAGTTTTAGAGTTTTGTAcaatttatttacatataatatCCCATGCAAATATcatatgtattttaatatttgtacaCCAATGTTATTTAAAGTAGAATCAAGACAGAAAAAGGCATAGAGCATTAAGGTCGTTATCAATTCGTAAAACAAACTAGAAAATACCAACGAAAACCTAAATTACATCTTCTTCACGACAAAACTCTTGTTAGGTTCTGATGTGTAAACATGGTCTTAAAGTCGTATTTtgaaaatgaatcaaacaaaataattaaaagctGCATTTGacgtaaatatataaataagaaaataaatatttattttctttttctgagaaaccaaatatttattttataaataacgaAAACAAGTGCAAGATCCATCAAAGCAAAAGGAGGGTCTAAAGATTGAGACAGTCTCTTAGCATCTAAGCAAGCATACTTTAATGATATTCTTCTGTGTTTGTTAATACagttatgatattttctagttCATATATATCAATAAATCAGGCAtgtatttgcttttttttttgctaagaatttATTTGCTTCATCAGTGTTTTTTGCCatccataaataaaattgtgCCACTGCATAATCGTTCTTCGAATTTACGAGATACAAGCCATCGATCATAATAGTtctagaaaaagaaaagaaaaaagatccAAGAACTCACAAAATCTACAATCGAAACGAATTAGAGGAAAAAGACAGTCATATTCATATATGGATGCTCAATAGACTGAGAAGTCACGAGTGGGTTAAAGAACTTGTCGAATTTCTTTAGTCATATGACAAAGCTCTTTGATTATGAAGGAAGTGGCACACTTTTCTGTTTTGACCCAAAATGACTTTATTTTTCAAAACTACTTACAATATCTATATGACAAGTCAACTTTTTATTGTAAAcattatcatataaaatatatgttcatATACATTGGTTGTCAAAATGACATTAAATTATTACAGAAAAAGTCGAAAGAAAAGAACAATTTCAGAGACAAGGAAAATCATCTCGCAATTAactacaataaataaattattcatgTAGCAAATCTGTGTGATTTATAGcagaaatacaaaaaaaatattgttaaaatgtatgaaactatttttcaatatacatatatgaaaaattatGTAGGGCATGGGtaagatagttttttttttttttggtaatcatgtTAAAATGGGTAAGATAGTTAATAGCTTATTAAAGCAAAACAGGAaataaatcatgaaaatttcattttatagTATTTTGTATTTACAATACTCGACCGATTGATCGAATATGAGTCGAAcatttttgcaaaaaaaaaaaaacatcagcaaagaaacataaacaaaataaaatttaaaatgaatatgGACCcactttatgttttttaaaatatgccCTAGCCTATATATAGATAAGGGGTTCTGAGACCCATACACATAATAGGCAGCTACGAAACTTTCTACTCTCTGCCATaaatcctttcttttttttttactctccCTTTAGTAGAAATATAAAACCATGGGAATCGCAGAAGAAAGCAGCAAGCCAATGTGGGGTAGCGTGAGCCACACGTCTCCAGGTCCAGGCTACTCTCTCAACGGCAAAATCATGCTCTCCTCCGTAATCATCCTCTTCGCCGCCGTGCTCATGATCCTCTGCTTCCACAGCTACGCCCGATGGTTATTCCGCCGTCAAAACCGTCGCATTCGCCGCCGTATTCGTGCTCACCTCCGAGCTCTCACCGCCTCCaccatctcctcctcctccctttCCCCTCTCGACACGGCGGTTCTCGAGAAGATTCCTATCTTCGTTTACTACTTGGAGACTCATCAAACGCCACTGGAGGAGTGCTCCGTTTGCTTGTCGGAGTTCGAAGAAGAGGACCAAGGCCGTATCCTCCCTAAATGTGGCCACGCTTTTCACGTTGATTGCATCGATACTTGGTTCCGCTCCAGATCCACTTGCCCTCTTTGCAGAGCTCCGGTTCAACCGGAAAGTCCCTCGACCCGACCCGAATCAGCCGAACAAGCCGCTTCGGTTAAACCGGTGGAGGACATAGAAACTGGAagttcttcttcctcctcctcctcttcttcgtcTTCGCCGTTGAGGTTTCCGATGGAGGCGTGTGAGAGAGAACCAATAGATTTAGTCGGTGTCATGGTGGAGACTCCTCACATAATTTGAAGGCTCTTCTAATAGTTACCCGGTTCTAACCAACAGCCAAAACGGATGTAATCGGGTTTTATCTTTGGAAAGACTATGGAGCATCTAGAGAAGCGTGCGGGCAAAgaaatgatattttttcttttcttttttcaaaaccGCATGAGATTTTTGACACGTAGCAATAATGCCAGCTCACGTGGCGCTAACGCTGGTCCACGTGGCCGTTATTGATGGACCACGAGAGCGCCTACGTTATCATCCACCACCACTAAAATTGCTACAAGCCTGGTGGTCTACGGAGAGCTTCTTACATAAAACTTtcatttttgtaaatttattatCACAAAAATCATAGCGACTGTGGGAACTGAATTAGCTAGGCACCACTAGAATTCACAATTATTTATTTCGAAAAAGATTACATGAATGACATCAAATGATACAACTTAGTGACATGTTACAGTATAAAGTTAGTTATGCAATCAGTCCACCGACGAAAGGCACCCCGGTTTGTCCAATCCAACCCTCGCCAACAAGGAAATTTGTGACGGTGAAATTGGAAGCATCACTAGCGTTAGTGATGACATGATAACCGGGCCAACCGACTCTGTTTGTTGTGTTAGAGCCGGGTCCAGTATTATTGTATTCCGCATAGTAAAGTGTGCTCAATGCGAAATCTCCAGACCATGCGTTCCAGCCAGTCGGGTCAAGAAACCCGTCTATGTATGTCTGCATAACAATAGTTCTCGAATATTCCTTCCACGGCCGACCAAGATAAGTTTTTACTGTATAGTTGCTCGAAGCCAAATCATCCGCAGGTCTTATCGTACACCCATGTAACACAGTTCCAGTGTTCTGGTTGGGGTCGGTACGACCTTGAGCTGTAACCTCATTTGCCTGACCTTTACGGGGCTGACGTGGATATAAATTACAGTTTTGTAACACCACCGCAGCATTACCAAATATAAAGTCAACCGTACCATAAACATCGCATTCACGATAGAATTGTCTGAGAGAATGCGTATATAAGGTATCTTGATAGGCTTCAAAACTACAACTATAGAAGACAGAGAAGTCTCCACCGCTCCTCAATGCGACGGCTTGATTCTTGGTTGGTCCTGCCGTGTTGCGGATTGTTATGTTTACGCCAATAAAGTTGGTACCTGATAGAACTGCGATTTATGAACAAAATTTAGAGTTAGTTGACTATTTCATTAAAACAAACCTACAAGATTCCAAAAATACTATTAGTTAAAAAGACTTagcaaataattaaatatttgagaAATATTATTGTTTCATATTAGGTTAGTCGAGAACACAACGAATTGACGTGGAGTCAAAACTTTAGGTGGACCAACCGACCAAGTCGCCTTCGATTGCATGGGAAAAGTCTAAATTAAAAGCTAAGTGGACTAGCAATAGttagttaaaaacaaaaaaaaaattgtttttttcctGGTTAAAATATCTGAGGAAATAGGTACTTACTAAATGTGGCAGAGTTGAAAGTGGTCCATCCATCAACGACGCTCCGGTTTCCGGTGATAACAGTTTGGTTAATGCCGTCACCGATCATCATCACATACCTCTTGTACTTCGGAATCTCCACGTATTCCTCGTACAATCCCGCCGTTACATATATCAAGAAATAACCGTTACTGCCATCAGTTTTATTAGGCGCGGCTGCTACTGCTTCGTTTATGGTCGTGAAGTTTCCCGTCCCGTTCTGTATCACCGTCACCATATCGCTCACCTTAACAGCGCCTTCTTCAGTTTGAAGAAGCTTTCTCCCAGACCTAGTCACGGTGTTATAAACCGCACGAGCCCTTTCCGACATCTTTATGGGTAATCTACCGTTACGGAAACCACCGAAAAACTTTTTGAAGCTGGCTTGTCGGTTCCAAACAGGCCTCGACCTTTTCCTTATTGGCACCCAACCTACAAAAGTCAAATAATATCTAAGAATGCGTATTGACTGTAGAATATTCTTTTGATAGATCAATGGagtaatcattttttaaataaaacactaTACCCATAAGCATGTGAAACGAAAAGAGCCGGGTATGTGTGTAAATTAACAGTTATTTCAACCAGTGTTTCAACTATCAAAATCTCGTGAGTTGGTTTTCTCATCATTTTCTCTTTAATTAATGAAAAAGCATTATTCACGAAAGCAAGAATTGTAGAAATGAAATGCGGATAAGATGCAGATTTCATGCCGCGTTATTGGTAAACGTACTAATTAAGTATGTTTAGATAAATGGAAATTACGTTCGTGCAtgcttaaattttttattttaggtaTTCCTATTTGTAATATACCTTTGGAGAAGAGGGCAAGAGAGACCCCATAGAGTTTTGTATCGTTGAAAAGATCACCGGAGAGACCATTTTCAGAAGCCGTGGATGTAAGACCTTCAAGACAAGTCTGTTCGTTGGTGATTGTAGCACTTAGAAAAGTTTGAACATCCTCAGCCGTAGAAACCGACAGCGTTTTGGTGGCATCGACGGTCTGTGAGCTACTAAGGAGGAAGTCCATGGTCTGGCTGGCCAGGAACTTGCAGTCTTCGAGTGCCCGAACGGTTGATTTAGCAGCCACTTTGCCTTTCCGGTTTAGTTGATCGTCGATCAGTGACATGAACCGCCTGGCACGTGAGATGGACTGTCTTAGAGAGGAACGACCGTAGGTGTAAATATCTCCCGGCTGGTTTGGGAGAACCGATCTACAGTAAGATGGATCCGGTGCGAAGCGACATACATCTGACGGCGATGTGGCATTTCCGGTGGCCTGAAATTCAGCGGCGAGAGAAGGAGATGACAATAAAGAGAAGAAGCTAAGGGCGACGAACATGAGAATTTGAGACatcttttggtttttgtttagaGCTTAATTGTGTGTTCGTTCGGTTTGAGAATTTGTGTCAAGTGTGGTGGATTATATATAGGGGTTTCAAGAACGTTCAATTTGGAATATATACAAGTTCAAaatcaataatatattaatgtatatatgtgtacatCAATAATTGTGACGGTGTCACAAAGTTCAAacatatataccatatatattgttaattataataatattcacACGTATATATATCTGTCTCTCACTAAAGGCTATAGAAATAATAACCGTAACTTAGGCGTAATTTAACCCCCCCAAAAAACTAAGGCGTAATTACACTCCATCCTTGACAATTATAAATTGCATGGTGTTCAAGTTGAAGATTAATAGATCTTTTTATGAATACTTGAAAAGTCAATTATTGACCAACTTCTGATTCACAATTTGAATTTGTATATTCAGAGAGGTTTTCACAATTTAAAATTGTCAACCAACGTTAGGCCTTTAAAGAAAATTTTCGATTATATATCACTTGTTGGTAAAACAGCACGTTACCCATCAACAAAAAGTCAAGAGCTTCACATTATAAACTTTGATAGACTTCAGACCATTGCAAAATAGAATTTGCTTAAAAGACTTCATGCTGGGAAGTTTCCATGCATGTGAgaataaataagataaataataataattcgaATGGAATGATATTTGACAACACGTTTTGGGATCTATATATAACTTTGTCaaacaaaatatacatatatatatatacatgttttgTTGCCAACGAATGAGAttgtgtatttattttttatatatagttgTACCAAAATCAATTATTTGATCAACTAACtaatcttgtttttatttttttgacgaAAGGCTTAACTAACTAATCTTGTTGCATTTAATTGGCTGGGTATAGAGCTTTTGTTCTTGGGCTAAGACTTAATTAGACGACAGCCAAGAGATACGAATTTGGATATGTTTGTATACATAATGACACATGAAATCGAATCAGCTTGAATAGAATGTATTAGATATTTGATATATTGTTCTTTTCGCCACCGATATTGATATCTTACTTAGTTCATTGACTACACTTGTATGTGGCCGTAAATTCGTTTCGaaatatgaattaaaatttattaacatgtTATACATTGTCATTATTTGGATGTAGCCATGTAGGAGTTAggagttttattttatttgatggcaAACAATGAAAATAATGTCCACTAACTTTGATTTTCAGATTAATATCttgaatttttaatttgtatccCATGACATTAGTAGAGGGTATCTCTTCCAATGTTGTCTATGCATATGTGTTTTATAACGCAATATGTTTTCAACTGGTAAAGATTATGTTTAcatctataaaataatttatttgtatttttatattgatGAATTTTAACAGTGTAAGTAGTTATTTTCTAACTttgtaatcaaatatataaaaataacaaacacAGTAAGAGACGAACTATCACAACaactatattttatatcttttatttagttttcgGAGTCGATTTTAATTGTATTTAGTATTAACTATTGCTGGTAAAGAAATTTCTATCATCTTAGTTTCATGGCGTTGAAtgtttagaatttttatttttaaaaatcatgattGACATATgtattaacatttttaatttgaaGTTGAACAATAAACGACAAAATACATTTAATTTCGGTTATTAATTTGAATTCCACTTGTATCTTTTGATAAGTGAATATATCCGTTAATAATCATCAACCACTAAATCTTATTTAATACTTCCTCCGTTCCTAAATgatccatattttaaaaaaatatgttgtttctaaaagattcattttttacattttcaatgtatgtaataatgaaaaattgtaaacatcaaaaacattaattgtgtTTACTGAATTTTGATTGGTCAAAAGTCATAAGAAATAGCTAAACAcagaaaatattttcaaattttattatcaaattttaagtgttttcttaataagtgtgaaaattcCAAAACATAGATCATTTAGAAACAGAGAAAGTAGCTGTGAAACTAATATTTTCTCTATTTGAATAAATGAATTTGTTAGTTTTTCtctcacaaaaatagattttgaatttgtatactttttatttgttaatgATGATATATTATAGATTTCATAAATAATTCATCCTCCGTGTTTAAtacttgattttttaaaaagaaaattttcgtTCCaaattagatgatgttttaaaagtttaatGTAAAGTTTATTAACTTTGTATGTTGTTTGACCATTtatataatgaaatttattttattggttaattTATGGTTAGGCAAAtatttaatgatgtttttatatagaatatataaaatGTCATCTAATAAAAATCTGAGGGAGTAAAAATGTATACAATTATTATTGGTCAAGAGTGATGAGACATTATTTTAAAGGATGTATTTATaactaaacattaaaaattaaaatgtgtgaaaatttGAAAGAGTTTATCAATTAAAATGGTGAGAGTGATATATATAGCTGACAGatcaacaaaatataattttctcgTTTGGTTAAATCATAAATGTAAAACGAAATGAAAGGGAACTAAATTTGGTAGGAAACTGACGCTGActtattataaaactaaatcaTGTCTCGGTTGTCAAGTTTGGCTCCCACCCAAACTTTTTTTAAAGAAAGTCTTAAATCGGCGACGTTATTCTCATACAACGCGTGAAGAAGTCCATGCAATGCCATTAATGGAGTTGAACTGTTTGCATAAGTAAGAAAATATAAACGACTTTTGTAATGAAGTATAAGATCAATTGTATTTTTAACCAGCTAATTTTCGTTTATTATATTGTGGTTTTTACTTAAGCAAACCCCACTAGCAGTACTAGTTGTTCGAATAGAGCGGATAGAGCATGTGCCTTCTTCATATTGCATATTCAAGGTAAGTTTCGAGTTGTGTATTTGACAATAAATATCCGTTTCCGCCGTATTTGCCGGTTACTTGAGAAATTGAGTAATAATGATCACTAACTTACTGgcgaaaataaaaaatacaagtaTAAAAAGCACTTGTCCTAAGTGTAATAATTGGGTATATGATAAACTCATTATCGGTGTTAACGGCGACAAAAAAGCACTTGTCCTAAGTTGTCCATGCCCACTCCTTTGCTCAAACAGACGCAATGTTTTGTTGAAGCAGCTTGGATCTCGGCGACAAATAAGAGATGTTTTGGCTGGATTTTCAAGGACCCTATAACAGGATCTACATGATCCATGTTTTCAAACCGCAGCCATGTCGGTCCTGCTCTTATTGCAGAAGCTTTTGCGGTTAAAGCTGCACTCTCAGATGCAGTATCTTTGGGGTTCACCTTGGTCATCTTTTGGTCTGACTCGAAAACGCTCGTATCTACGCTGTCCTCACAAGACAAGCTCATTGACATTTAAGGAATCTTGCATGACATCTCTGTGGATCCCTTGTATCTATCTCCTTTAATTATGTTCCTCGTCTTGAAAATAAGCATTATATGCTCCTTAAACTTGAATTCTAGTAGTAATGAAAGTATGgtttgttccaaaaaaaaaaatcaaatggcAAACATGGCCAGGAATCAAAGAACGAGAGTAGATTATAGAGTAAGAGCGaacaatatattatatacataaaccGCGGTCTAATGATCGATTGTAATTCTTAGTAAACCGGTTTGGGAGACACTGGGCTAGAGAAATAGAAAGGTTCAAGGATGTATAGGTCCAAGTTGTCGCGGCTAATGAACTTGGAGCTGTCAGAAGAGAGTGTAGCTCCGGTGACACCTTTGTTGACATTTGTCGGAGTCTTACACGTGGAGACCGGAGAGCTCTCAAGCTTCACTTTGCAGCCGTTGATGCTCTTCACCTTGTGGGAGAGTCCGTACGTGATGAAGTAGAAGTATCCTTTCAAGTCCGTTGGGTAGCTCGAGAGTGTAGCCTTAGCCACTAGCCTTCCGTTTGAGTCCACGATAGGACACACAACATTGACCTTGGCCCCTGTCAAGTACATCACCTATTTGATTCAGTCTCAATCCACGTATGCAAGAGTAAGCAAAAAGCCCAAGTAGAGATCAGAGCTTGGACGGTGATATACTGATATGGAATATTTCTGCTAAACTtcagataaaacaaaatatcatgaattttcttaaaaaaatagacCTCCAGTTTTCAGTTCTAAATTAAATGTGAATTTTAAGTAacattgaataaaaaaatatttaaaaaaaaaacgattcaCAAATTAGTAATTACTCAACTTCTCCCCCCCCCCATAAAAAAAGGTTTTGCTTTTCAAAGTGAGTTATTTGGTTCACGATATGTTTTTAAATGGGAAATGATATGATCGCGTAATATGAAACTGCACCTTGGAGAGGGTAGGTTTCGTTGCCAGATTTACAGAAGATGAGACCTTCGATGGCGATTTCAGTGTTTGGCAAGTATGGAGTCTTAACCGGAGATGTGAAGTTGGTGGGCGGAACGTAAGGTTCTGAAGGAGTGTGCGTGGTTGGTGGTAGCACGTAATAATCAGCAGTGGCCACAACCATCACCAGTgcaagaaggaggaggaggaaggaaGCGCCGGTGCCTGAGGATGTCATTATCAAAAGCTTTTCTTGATTGGGCGTTGTTTTGTTGGTAAATGTTTGATCTCAAGACATGACCTTAAATATATAGAACAAATGTgatagaaatattttaaaaattagtataagATGCGTGTCCATTAGAGGTTCGAGGGAAGAGACTTGATTGGGTGCACGTTTAAATTTGTGTCAACATAGTAGTACTCCAACTCCTGCGTGTGTGTTGAAGGCTTAAAAAAGTGTTATATAATCATGAATAAAAAACAGATACATGATtatgtgatgattttagaaCATGATTAATGGGAAGTTTTTAGGATGAGTTCTTaacgaaatataaaaaaaaaccgtttttttaattttgaactaaaaaactaagaatcaactcttaaataagatatttaaaaaccggtttttagttttttagtcAAAAGTTAAAGAAACGGTTTCTTATATTCCGttaaaaaatttcattaatGATGCTCTTAAGAAACTTTTAGTCGGAAATATGCCATATAATAACATCTCCATATAAACCTATTACTCTtgttgataaataaaaaaaaactattactcTATATATTAGTTTGATTTGTAATGAGATCTCCGATCATAATAGgctattattgtcgatttttgtTTGTTAGTCAGCCCAATTTATATAATCAACAGCCAAACGATCAATTGGGCTACTGTTGGATTGAGCATTTTGCggat is from Brassica rapa cultivar Chiifu-401-42 unplaced genomic scaffold, CAAS_Brap_v3.01 Scaffold0640, whole genome shotgun sequence and encodes:
- the LOC103843699 gene encoding RING-H2 finger protein ATL5, which codes for MGIAEESSKPMWGSVSHTSPGPGYSLNGKIMLSSVIILFAAVLMILCFHSYARWLFRRQNRRIRRRIRAHLRALTASTISSSSLSPLDTAVLEKIPIFVYYLETHQTPLEECSVCLSEFEEEDQGRILPKCGHAFHVDCIDTWFRSRSTCPLCRAPVQPESPSTRPESAEQAASVKPVEDIETGSSSSSSSSSSSSPLRFPMEACEREPIDLVGVMVETPHII
- the LOC103843688 gene encoding probable pectinesterase/pectinesterase inhibitor 20 — encoded protein: MSQILMFVALSFFSLLSSPSLAAEFQATGNATSPSDVCRFAPDPSYCRSVLPNQPGDIYTYGRSSLRQSISRARRFMSLIDDQLNRKGKVAAKSTVRALEDCKFLASQTMDFLLSSSQTVDATKTLSVSTAEDVQTFLSATITNEQTCLEGLTSTASENGLSGDLFNDTKLYGVSLALFSKGWVPIRKRSRPVWNRQASFKKFFGGFRNGRLPIKMSERARAVYNTVTRSGRKLLQTEEGAVKVSDMVTVIQNGTGNFTTINEAVAAAPNKTDGSNGYFLIYVTAGLYEEYVEIPKYKRYVMMIGDGINQTVITGNRSVVDGWTTFNSATFILSGTNFIGVNITIRNTAGPTKNQAVALRSGGDFSVFYSCSFEAYQDTLYTHSLRQFYRECDVYGTVDFIFGNAAVVLQNCNLYPRQPRKGQANEVTAQGRTDPNQNTGTVLHGCTIRPADDLASSNYTVKTYLGRPWKEYSRTIVMQTYIDGFLDPTGWNAWSGDFALSTLYYAEYNNTGPGSNTTNRVGWPGYHVITNASDASNFTVTNFLVGEGWIGQTGVPFVGGLIA
- the LOC103843707 gene encoding proline-rich protein 3 codes for the protein MTSSGTGASFLLLLLALVMVVATADYYVLPPTTHTPSEPYVPPTNFTSPVKTPYLPNTEIAIEGLIFCKSGNETYPLQGAKVNVVCPIVDSNGRLVAKATLSSYPTDLKGYFYFITYGLSHKVKSINGCKVKLESSPVSTCKTPTNVNKGVTGATLSSDSSKFISRDNLDLYILEPFYFSSPVSPKPVY